The following are encoded together in the Lathyrus oleraceus cultivar Zhongwan6 chromosome 3, CAAS_Psat_ZW6_1.0, whole genome shotgun sequence genome:
- the LOC127131173 gene encoding uncharacterized protein LOC127131173, with product MKEMLPEFDSLSAGKIGRRLPQCVVVSFWSRCRFGSVGGDACWCCCHLQLVRFCYVAAVGCAHLAFRLPSFADDAFQLYVAWMAAGVLAARCCCSILALYHFQLPSFLHFVLMENIIGLCCKWIIIFMDMEFGWSLDNWFIL from the exons ATGAAG GAAATGCTTCCCGAATTTGATAGCCTGTCCGCGGGTAAAATCGGTCGCCGTTTGCCACAATGTGTTGTAGTGTCGTTTTGGTCGCGTTGTAGGTTTGGTTCTGTTGGGGGAGATGCTTGCTGGTGTTGTTGTCATTTGCAGCTGGTGCGGTTCTGTTATGTTGCTGCTGTTGGCTGTGCACATTTGGCTTTTCGTTTGCCGTCGTTTGCAGATGATGCGTTTCAGCTTTATGTGGCTTGGATGGCAGCTGGTGTTTTGGCTGCGCGTTGCTGCTGTAGCATTCTGGCCCTTTATCACTTCCAATTGCCTTCCTTTCTTCATTTTGTCTTAATGGAAAATATTATTGGTTTATGTTGTAAATGGATCATTATTTTTATGGATATGGAATTTGGATGGAGTTTGGATAATTGGTTTATATTATGA